A section of the Apodemus sylvaticus chromosome 10, mApoSyl1.1, whole genome shotgun sequence genome encodes:
- the Srl gene encoding sarcalumenin — protein sequence MKALLLLCCFLASLLLSGQAELQVSASGGTEDVGNLLENHFSAGDASLEEKERALYADAAPGDKNLLLHYSDGRGAESLEQPPAGAPSTANGQGSESEASLSNTSAAESAPPGDVEGPGEEEEGPHAAGALPPGGVEGPEEERPEFSSGEEAGQEEAGVGVPTEGVASMEAEVQEGSSGAPEELQGLLGDGPVKEAAAGTAESEATQEAEGEGSTGSAHQSSELDGAEDAIPARDESEADMAAETSEGAEAKPQDHSLQSEETALPGPDHQPTDLHAVSDTASSAVEAEEGAEESKAEVVTESGEKAEDQGEPRSSMEVGSAIEANEKSEDTQSSETRETENDLPEGQVSGMSEEGLAEASSEEEGGEEDGSEDEGVPSKEESGEDSGDGASSEEEGSTPGEAGEPQKTPGATGHEEEGVQLDVEDLNTGPEGSKTQDTEAEASEERQQGRGNPVIAHWEEAEDVSEDAPMRDRSHIEKTLMLNEDKPADDYSAVLQRLRKIYHTSIKPLEQSYKYNELRQHEITDGEITSKPMVLFLGPWSVGKSTMINYLLGLEDTRYQLYTGAEPTTSEFTVLMHGPKLKTIEGIVMAADSARSFSPLEKFGQNFLEKLIGIEVPHKLLERVTFVDTPGIIENRKQQERGYPFNDVCQWFIDRADLIFVVFDPTKLDVGLELEMLFRQLKGRESQIRIILNKADNLATQMLMRVYGALFWSLAPLINVTEPPRVYVSSFWPQDYKPDTHRELFLKEEISLLEDLNQVIENRLENKIAFIRQHAIRVRIHALLVDRYLQTYKDKMTFFSDGELVFKDIVEDPDKFYIFKTILAKTNVSKFDLPNREAYKDFFGINPISNFKLLSQQCSYMGGCFLEKIERAITQELPSLLGSIGLGKNPGAPNCDKTGCGETPKNRYKKH from the exons AACTGCAAGTCTCTGCTTCGGGTGGCACAGAAGATGTTGGCAATTTGTTGGAGAATCATTTCTCTGCTGGAGACGCAAGtctagaggagaaagaaagggcgCTTTATGCAGATGCGGCCCCTGGAGACAAGAACCTGCTCCTTCACTACTCAGACGGCAGGGGGGCTGAGAGCTTGGAGCAGCCTCCTGCAGGGGCCCCTTCCACCGCCAACGGCCAGGGCTCCGAGTCCGAAGCTAGCCTGTCCAATACCTCAGCTGCAGAGTCAGCTCCACCTGGGGATGTCGAAGGgcctggggaggaagaggagggcccACATGCAGCAGGCGCCCTTCCTCCAGGAGGGGTTGAGGGGCCAGAAGAAGAGAGGCCAGAGTTCAGTTctggagaggaagcaggacaggaggaggctggggtgggggtccCCACAGAGGGGGTTGCCAGTATGGAGGCAGAAGTGCAGGAGGGAAGTAGTGGGGCCCCTGAGGAATTACAGGGACTCTTAGGAGATGGGCCTGtgaaagaagcagcagcagggacagcagaGTCTGAAGCTACCCAAGAGGCAGAAGGTGAGGGCAGCACAGGCTCTGCCCACCAATCCTCAGAGCTAGACGGAGCCGAGGATGCCATACCTGCTAGAGATGAATCAGAGGCTGACATGGCTGCAGAAACCAGCGAGGGAGCAGAGGCCAAGCCCCAGGACCACTCCCTGCAGTCAGAGGAGACAGCCCTCCCAGGGCCTGATCACCAGCCCACAGACCTACATGCAGTCTCTGACACGGCATCTTCTGCAgtagaggcagaagaaggtgCAGAAGAATCAAAGGCTGAGGTGGTTACAGAATCTGGGGAGAAGGCTGAGGACCAGGGGGAGCCTAGATCTAGCATGGAGGTTGGCTCAGCTATAGAGGCCAATGAAAAGTCTGAGGACACCCAGAGTTCCGAGACGAGGGAGACCGAGAATGACCTTCCTGAGGGCCAGGTGTCAGGGATGTCGGAGGAGGGCCTGGCTGAGGCCTCCTCTGaagaagagggtggtgaagaAGATGGAAGTGAGGATGAAGGAGTTCCATCTAAAGAAGAGTCTGGAGAAGACAGTGGTGATGGAGCTAGCTCAGAAGAAGAGGGGAGCACCCCTGGGGAGGCTGGAGAGCCCCAGAAAACACCAGGAGCCACAGGACATGAGGAAGAAGGGGTCCAGCTTGATGTGGAAGATTTGAACACAGGGCCCGAGGGCAGCAAGACCCAGGACACAGAAGCAGAGGCATCCGAAGAGAGACAACAGGGCAGAGGGAATCCTGTAATTGCTCATTGGG aagagGCGGAGGATGTGAGTGAAGACGCTCCCATGAGGGACCGCTCCCACATTGAGAAAACCCTGATGCTGAACGAGGACAAACCAGCTGACGATTACTCAG CGGTGCTGCAGCGGCTTCGGAAGATCTACCATACATCCATCAAGCCCCTGGAGCAGTCTTACAAGTACAATGAACTTCGGCAGCACGAGATCACAG ATGGGGAGATCACTTCCAAGCCAATGGTGCTGTTCCTGGGACCGTGGAGTGTGGGCAAATCCACCATGATAAACTACCTCCTTGGCTTAGAAGATACTCGATACCAGCTTTATACAG GTGCTGAACCTACCACCTCTGAGTTCACTGTCCTTATGCATGGGCCCAAGCTGAAGACCATTGAGGGCATTGTCATGGCTGCTGACAGTGCCCGATCCTTCTCACCACTGGAAAAGTTTGGTCAGAATTTTCTGGAGAAGCTGATTGGCATTGAGGTTCCCCACAAACTTCTAGAACGAGTAACTTTCGTGGACACACCAGGCATCATTGAAAACCGCAAGCAACAAGAAAGAG GTTACCCCTTCAACGATGTGTGTCAGTGGTTCATCGACAGAGCCGACCTCATCTTTGTTGTCTTCGATCCCACCAAGCTGGATGTGGGTCTGGAGTTGGAGATGCTCTTCCGCCAACTGAAGGGCCGCGAGTCCCAGATAAGGATCATCTTGAACAAGGCTGACAACCTGGCCACACAGATGCTCATGCGGGTGTATGGAGCTCTCTTCTGGAGCTTGGCCCCTCTCATCAACGTCACAGAGCCGCCACGGGTTTATGTCAGCTCCTTCTGGCCACAGGACTATAAGCCGGACACCCACCGGGAACTGTTCCTCAAAGAGGAGATCTCTCTCCTGGAAGACCTGAACCAGGTGATCGAGAACAGGCTGGAGAACAAGATTGCTTTTATTCGCCAGCACGCCATCCGAGTCCGAATTCACGCCCTGTTAGTTGACCGATACCTGCAGACTTACAAGGACAAAATGACCTTCTTCAGTGATGGGGAACTGGTCTTTAAGGACATTGTGGAAGATCCTGATAAATTCTACATTTTCAAGACCATCCTTGCGAAGACCAACGTCAGCAAATTTGACCTTCCCAACCGTGAGGCTTATAAGGACTTCTTCGGCATTAACCCAATTTCCAACTTCAAACTCCTCTCTCAGCAGTGCTCCTACATGGGGGGTTGCTTCCTGGAGAAGATTGAACGAGCCATCACCCAGGAGCTCCCCAGCCTTCTGGGTAGCATTGGGCTTGGGAAGAATCCAGGTGCTCCTAACTGTGACAAAACAGGCTGTGGTGAGACCCCAAAGAATCGCTACAAGAAGCACTAG